One window of Magallana gigas chromosome 2, xbMagGiga1.1, whole genome shotgun sequence genomic DNA carries:
- the LOC105330052 gene encoding calcium channel flower homolog — MQQNTREGQKDNGIVDSWWYKYLLKGVGTLGGLLAILFGLFACITFTAMCLLAGVLQMVAGFIVVLLEAPCCCQFVEFADKISSFSDKRPAWQKAVLYCLLGLVPIAACIEAWTVLGAGLVFACGALYGLKAVGKKGDRESMMAAASGADQEMTVQLIHSEGKADLHVPDSPSIP; from the exons ATGCAACAAAACACACGCGAAGGACAAAAAGACAATGGCATTGTGGATTCATGGTGGTACAAATATCTCCTGAAAGGGGTCGGAACACTGGGTGGTCTCT TGGCCATATTATTTGGACTCTTTGCATGCATCACCTTCACAGCTATGTGTTTACTGGCTGGAGTACTTCAGAT GGTGGCTGGCTTCATTGTTGTTCTGTTGGAGGCCCCTTGCTGCTGTCAGTTTGTGGAATTTGCTGACAAAATCAGCTCATTTTCAGACAAGCGACCTGCCTGGCAGAAAGCGGTTTTGTACTGTTT ACTTGGTCTGGTGCCTATAGCAGCCTGTATCGAGGCCTGGACAGTCCTAGGCGCCGGTCTGGTCTTTGCATGTGGAGCATTGTATGGACTGAAAGCTGTCGGCAAGAA GGGTGACCGGGAGTCTATGATGGCAGCGGCGAGTGGGGCAGACCAGGAAATGACAGTCCAGCTGATTCACAGTGAGGGTAAGGCCGATCTACATGTCCCCGATAGCCCCTCCATCCCCTGA
- the LOC117681753 gene encoding uncharacterized protein has product MVISRAMESFHTVMREEIQHMSESVFVGMCEKVGTSQQVAIRRETEDIREMVVRRVTPYDGTISMMSGSRREGFRLNGSDLDIMYWPNNHRVIMDMSQSEYYNTANTTLILSDSSESPPGFTLLQLLTPSRYRQVQLSCVRMNDRVYISSSIHRQLTCSSIYPNSTVHGPCGSGVLGRTEYDTACCFVCNFWPLSASSWIDRCHSWPDPEVVDDIIRNGCHFVAIGHPLGPHEHEEWRFSFSQAEYKLVSSMNHCQFLTYGLLKLFLKDVMNQQSEETNKLLCSYHMKTTIFWVIQQNTLPHWCPQNLLAGFWVCFKLLLRWVYEGVCPNFFIPQNNLFLTKVHGSAQNRLFLQLHELYKKGLACLLQSSSIRSYIIGVLYDPRLYICTDESIMRSEVDYDAELVKESDKAVAPTVDLFGLTRVIHTMEQLVDSPLTHYQVVTLQKITVSLFQYTAFQSYNTCIYTNTGVNKQMYIADKMSYHMLKLAAKFGYVSDMMFIAMHYYNTLRYREALSVLEMTKVKLAQPYLMYRHVHRERYTEAVRGQSWSTKMRQAVAEDIKLVNEICSISELIPEQQSALQNKDKILCIPVLVMLHFLEFLCYRHIDTTLSQAALDELQVLVHHDQGLYVGDIHRDISWEILGICQQITGNLQAALYSYQQSLNTQNPFHNIHAATHRRTRDIVGANSILHINSSN; this is encoded by the exons atggTAATTTCCAGAGCGATGGAGTCGTTTCACACAGtaat GCGTGAGGAAATACAGCACATGTCGGAGTCAGTGTTTGTGGGGATGTGTGAGAAAGTGGGGACCTCACAACAGGTGGCTATCAGGAGGGAGACAGAGGACATCAGGGAGATGGTGGTGAGACGAGTGACACCTTATGATGGGACCATTTCGATGATGAGTGGAAGTAGGAGAGAAGGGTTCAGACTGAATGGATCAGATCTGGACATTATGTACTGGCCAAACAACCACCGAGTGATCATGGACATGTCTCAGTCCGAGTATTACAACACAGCCAATACAACCTTGATTCTCTCTGACAGTTCTGagagtccaccaggattcacTCTACTTCAGTTACTGACACCATCAAGATATAGACAAGTCCAATTATCATGTGTCAGAATGAATGACAGAGTCTATATATCTAGTTCTATACACAGGCAGTTAACTTGTTCATCAATTTATCCTAATTCTACTGTACATGGACCTTGTGGTAGTGGTGTTCTGGGAAGAACAGAATATGACACTGCCTGCTGTTTTGTTTGCAACTTTTGGCCTCTGTCTGCCTCCTCATGGATAGACAGATGTCACTCATGGCCTGATCCTGAAGTTGTTGATGACATTATCAGAAATGGATGTcactttgtagcaataggacacCCGTTAGGACCCCATGAACATGAAGAATGGAGATTTTCGTTTTCTCAGGCAGAATATAAACTTGTTTCTTCAATGAACCACTGCCAGTTTTTGACTTATGGATTGTTAAAACTTTTCTTAAAAGATGTAATGAACCAACAATCAGAAGAAACCAATAAACTGTTGTGTTCCTATCACATGAAGACAACAATTTTCTGGGTCattcaacaaaacacactacCTCACTGGTGTCCACAAAATCTCCTGGCCGGTTTCTGGGTCTGCTTTAAACTCCTCCTTAGATGGGTGTACGAGGGAGTTTGTCCAAACTTTTTCATTCCACAAAACAACCTGTTTCTGACAAAGGTCCATGGCTCAGCACAAAACAGATTGTTCCTACAGTTACATGAATTGTACAAGAAAGGTCTGGCCTGTCTGTTACAGAGTTCCTCTATCAGGTCCTATATCATTGGTGTCCTGTACGATCCCAGACTTTATATTTGTACAGATGAGAGTATAATGAGGTCTGAAGTTGATTATGATGCAGAACTTGTAAAAGAGTCTGATAAAGCTGTTGCTCCTACAGTAGATCTCTTTGGTCTAACCAGAGTCATACACACAATGGAGCAATTAGTAGATTCACCCCTGACACACTATCAAGTTGTCACATTACAGAAAATTACTGTCTCCTTATTTCAGTATACTGCATTTCAGtcatacaatacatgtatatacacaaacACAGGTGTCAACAAACAGATGTATATTGCAGATAAAATGTCCTATCACATGCTAAAATTAGCAGCCAAGTTTGGGTATGTTTCTGACATGATGTTCATTGCCATGCATTATTACAATACACTCAGATACAGGGAAGCTTTATCTGTTCTAGAGATGACAAAGGTCAAGTTAGCACAGCCATATCTGATGTATAGACATGTACACAGAGAGAGGTATACTGAGGCTGTACGGGGACAGTCCTGGTCTACAAAGATGAGACAGGCTGTAGCAGAGGATATCAAACTTGTCAATGAAATCTGTTCTATCAGTGAACTAATACCAGAACAACAGTCTGCTCTACAGAACAAagataaaatattatgtatCCCGGTGCTTGTAATGCTACACTTCCTAGAGTTCTTGTGTTACAGACACATTGATACAACATTATCACAAGCAGCTCTAGATGAGCTACAGGTTCTAGTCCACCATGATCAGGGACTGTATGTAGGTGATATACACAGAGACATCTCCTGGGAgatcctggggatctgtcaacagatcacAGGGAACCTCCAGGCTGCTCTATACTCATACCAACAGTCACTTAACACACAGAATCCATTCCATAACATACACGCTGCTACACACAGGAGAACTCGTGACATAGTAGGAGCAAACTCAATTCTGCACATAAATAGTAGTAATTAA
- the LOC105324053 gene encoding FIGNL1-interacting regulator of recombination and mitosis, which translates to MKLMVTLWKAISKHAVGNKAHIGQHLEVGDMVNHLCGEIQTGFVYLLQLLPRLDLEGRVLSQEDEKGFQKSLKILGFQMKILVMLVREFSDLLDRCEQQVYNLLLTLHRLLPPSLSAQQIDQKNLSEIQQHLTNATDVLIKAFLPNKVFIETLTGIEKVGAVRDEDSFPDLQILLRVLDNLPQMEDRIQQLWVDPCLYPEDLERLSVIEVVFRTTARCSVEMGLPLYITDPSLTGKHEKSMTLYENCCTRVCGFLGSLTTKLFHKAEEILLENILSHDLWCRLLAEDVWCFLVRYGSADLCRDQVNFLVELMKQSPPAFQPPSPLLSLTVRLIKCLAPEHQAELTQSLGASDDPVSLRVLASCVQGFSDPGLCQGVIHSVSEICSRLLREITTTEEYTQEDLHRLVLCLSCLCELLGQNDTIPLAVQPHVTSSITDTIGRLWKGIVASDWLNTSLSLQCLGKLILLSSYLLLSLDNDVLDKILTGMSSCVQQESSVHLHLTLVYFLRSFGKVRLPASPEQPQMLKRLSDLFVATLTSSDLFIYHHGLSAFTKFAEETLHEAVVPSCIEDQPGLQDCVVQFINKSPYTCSGELSRLDFLRIVPPCRIGVDMDSDSGVSDHQSGPSSKRPRLMENANHCQVSQQLKISVEELVGVLQKTLSDLEAFTKSEDTDMTPQTWNNLEHIQTKIMDIIKEKG; encoded by the exons GTATTATCCCAAGAAGATGAAAAAGGATTCCAAAAATCCCTCAAGATTTTGGGATTTCAGATGAAGATCTTGGTCATGTTGGTTCGGGAATTCTCTGACCTCCTCGACAGGTGTGAACAGCAGGTGTACAATTTACTCCTCACATTACACAG ACTTCTTCCACCGAGTTTATCTGCCCAGCAGATTGACCAGAAAAATCTCTCTGAAATTCAGCAACATCTAACCAATGCTACTGATGTCTTGATAAAGGCCTTCCTACCAAACAAAGTGTTCATTGAAACCTTGACTGGCATTGAGAAAG TGGGAGCCGTGAGAGATGAGGACAGTTTTCCTGACTTACAGATTTTACTCAGAGTCTTAGATAACCTGCCTCAGATGGAAG ACAGAATTCAGCAGTTGTGGGTGGATCCTTGCTTGTATCCCGAAGACCTGGAGAGACTCAGTGTGATAGAGGTGGTGTTCAGAaccacagctagat GTTCGGTAGAGATGGGTTTACCCTTGTACATCACGGATCCTAGTTTGACAGGAAAACATGAGAA GAGTATGACATTGTACGAGAATTGCTGTACAAGAGTGTGTGGATTTCTGGGAAGCCTGACAACTAAACTGTTCCACAAAGCC GAAGAAATCCTCCTGGAGAATATTCTATCACATGACCTCTGGTGTCGTCTGCTAGCTGAGGACGTCTGGTGCTTCCTTGTCAG ATACGGATCAGCGGACTTGTGCAGGGATCAGGTGAACTTTCTAGTGGAGCTGATGAAACAGTCGCCTCCAGCATTCCAACCTCCGTCCCCGCTCCTCTCACTGACTGTCCGCTTGATTAAATGTCTGGCTCCGGAGCATCAG GCCGAGCTGACACAGAGCCTGGGGGCCTCTGATGACCCGGTCTCCCTCAGGGTCCTTGCCAGCTGTGTGCAGGGATTCTCTGACCCCGGCCTCTGCCAAGGGGTCATCCACTCCGTGTCAGAAATCTGTTCCCGGTTACTACGGGAGATAACGACCACAGAGGAATACACACAGGAAGATCTACATAGACTG GTCCTGTGCTTGTCCTGCCTCTGTGAGCTGCTGGGTCAAAATGACACGATCCCATTGGCTGTCCAACCCCATGTGACCTCCTCCATCACTGATACCATTGGTCGGCTGTGGAAGGGGATTGTGGCGTCTGATTGGCTGAACACTTCACTTTCATTGCAGTGTCTTGGGAAGTTAATTCTATTGAGCTCATACCTGCTGCTTTCTCTTGATAATGATGTCCTGGACAAG ATTTTGACAGGAATGAGTTCCTGCGTTCAACAAGAGAGCTCTGTTCATCTACATCTAACCCTTGTCTACTTTCTGAGGTCATTTGGAAAAGTCAGACTGCCAGCATCACCAGAG CAACCTCAGATGTTGAAAAGATTATCTGATCTATTTGTGGCAACCTTGACCTCATCTGACCTATTTATCTACCACCACGGGTTGTCTGCCTTTACCAAGTTTGCAGAAGAAACCCTGCATGAGGCCGTGGTCCCCAGTTGTATAGAGGATCAGCCCGGGCTTCAGGACTGTGTGGTGCAGTTTATTAACAAG AGTCCTTACACCTGCTCAGGTGAGTTGAGTAGATTGGATTTTCTGAGGATTGTGCCCCCATGTAGAATAGGTGTGGACATGGACTCAGACTCTGGTGTCAGTGACCACCAAAGTGGG CCCAGTAGTAAGAGACCTCGACTGATGGAAAATGCCAATCATTGTCAGGTGTCTCAACAG CTGAAGATTTCTGTAGAGGAGTTGGTGGGAGTGTTACAAAAGACTTTGTCTGACCTAGAAGCCTTCACTAAATCTGAGGACACCGACATGACTCCACAAACCTGGAACAATCTGGAACATATCCAGACGAAGATCATGGATATCATAAAAGAGAAAGGCTGA